The genome window AAATCCCCTGCCCCTCACGAATGGAACAAACTCTGCCGCCGCTGGTTTCCCCTGGCATGTGAGGGTGTGATGGCAAATCGCGACATCATCGTCATTGGCGGATCGGCGGGATCATCCGATCCCCTGAGAACCATTCTAGGCGCCCTGCCTCACAACCTGAAGGCGGCGGTGATCATCATTGTCCACGTCCCGGCAAATAGCTCCGGTATATTCAGGTCCGTGGCCTCCGCCTCCTGCAATTTGCCTGTAAAAAACGCCGAGGATGGCGATGTCATTCTACCTGGCCATGTCTACCTTGCTCCTCCCAACTACCACCTGCTAGTGATCAAGGAGAAGCTGGCCTTGGGAAACGGGCCCCGCGAAAATCTCTCTCGTCCCTCGATCGACTCGCTCTTTCGCTCCGCCGCCCTTTCCTATGGTCCAAGAACCATTGGTATCCTTCTCAGCGGCAGGATGAACGATGGCGCATCCGGCCTGGCGACAATAAAGAAAGCCGGGGGCATCGCCTTGGTTCAAGCTCCGACCGATGCGGCTTCCCCTGAAATGCCGACATCGGCATTGGAAGCCACTCCCGTCGATCTCAGTGCGACATCCGCGGAATTGGCAAAGGCAATCCTTCGCTTCGCATCGGAGCCGCCGGGGCCACTGCGACCGTTACCGGCAGGTGTCAGGATTGAAGTGGAGATCGCCGCAGGGGCGCGCGCAGACACCTCTAAAATCAAGGAACTAGCCGACACTTCCCCCTTGACATGCCCGGAATGCGGGGGTGTTTTATCGGAGGTGCGGGATACGCAACCCCTGCGGTTTCGCTGCCAAATCGGCCATGCCTATACTGCGAAGGCACTAATTGCCGAACAGCGCGATTCCATTGATGTCGCCATGCGCGTGGCGCTGCGAATCGTGGAGGAACGCGCTGCTCTCGTCAGCCGTATGGCAAAGGAAGCCTCAAAGGCCAACCGCCTGGGCATGGCGGAAATGCATGAGGAGCGGGCTAGCGAATACAGAAAGCACGTAGATGTCTTGCGCACGGCCATTCTTCAGGGCATGGAAGACAAGGACCCTCACGAAAGCGGGTCTGAGGTCGTTGACCTCGAAATGCATGCGGGAACGAAGCCGAAATCGTAATGGGCCGTCTCGGCGGCTCGACAGCATGGAACGCCAGACGTGACAAAGAAATCTCGGGTAAAAAAAAGCGACGAGCTTTTGACTGATGCCGGAGTTGAAAACAACGAAGGTGCTGCTTTGCGGTTGCCGATCGTAGTCGGGATCGGAGCTTCCGGGATGGAGACCGGCGGCCTCGAAGTTTTCCTCGAGCATATGCACTCTTCTCCGGGCGCCGTATTTGTCATCGTACTGCAATATCGCGACGCTTTCGATCAGGACGCATTGCAGGCCCGTCTGGCGACAGTGAGCGGCCGCATCGTGCGGTGGGCCTCGAATGGGGAAGCAATAGAATCCGAGCGCATCTATATCGTTCCGGCTGGCGTGACCGCCGCCTTGAAAAATGACCGGCTGCTGATAAATCACGCATTCGACACATCCGGTGAACGCGGGACCATGGACAGCTTCCTGGTCTCTTTGGCCGAGCAGGAGCAAAAGCGGGCCATCGGGGTTGTTATGAGCGGCTGCGGGACGGACGGCACTCTCGGCGTTATTGCTGTCAAGGAGCAAGGCGGGTTGGCGCTAGCGGAAAGGGGCCCGGAATTTGTCGACATATCCCACCCGTCCTCACAGCCGAAAAGCGCGGCTGCGGTGGCGGACCTGGTGTTGTCTGCCGAGGAACTGGCAACCCGCATCAAGGCGCAGATTCGCAGCCTCCAGCGCCAGACGCTGGCGCAGGATTTCGACGAACTGGTTATGCAAGCCGGGCCGCAGTTGACGCGGATTGCCGCCGTGCTTCGCAACAGGACAGGTCACGACTTTCATGGCTATAAGCCCAATACGTTCTTGCGGCGCGTGCAGCGCCGCATTCAGGTAACACAGACTGATACCATCGAAAATTATCTTGAATTTCTGCGTTCCGATGCCGACGAGGCAAATAGCCTGTTCAACGACCTGCTGATCGGCGTGACGCATTTCTTCCGGGATGCGAAAGAGTTCGAATATCTCGAACGCGAGGTCATTCCGAAACTTTTCGAAGGCAAGGGAGCGGGCGATCACATCCGTATATGGGTGCTTGGCTGCGCCACGGGCGAAGAAGCATATTCCATTGCTATTCTTTTGCGTGAACAGATGGCGAGGCTCGACATCGTGCCGCACATCCAGATCTTTGCCACCGATATTGATAACCGCGCGCTGGCGCAGGCGCGTGTCGGACGATATGCCGCCTCCGCTATCAAGGATGTTACGCCCGAGCGTCTGGCGCGATGGTTCGTCAAGGAGGGCGAAACCTATTGCGTGGTCAAGGAACTGCGGGAAATGTGCCTGTTTTCGCAGCACAATCTCATCAAGGATGCACCCTTCTCAAGGCTCGACATGGTTTCGTGCCGCAACCTGCTGATTTATCTGGGCGCAGAACTTCAGAACAGGGTCATTCCCCTCTTTCATTTCGCGCTGCGGCCCGGTGGCTATCTCTTCCTTGGAAATTCCGAAAATGTCAGCCGGCACGGAAAGCTTTTTTCCCCAATAGATCGCCGCTTCCGGATATTTCGACAAATCGAAACCATGACGCGTCTGCTGCCGGATTTTCCGCTGTCGGCGGCAACCGAGCGCAATCCGTCCACGGCCACGCCGTCGGGAATGCGCTCGGCCGTCAACAATGTTTCCGTACTGACGAAGCAGGCCGAGCGGATCATGGAGCGGTATGCGCCTGCTTACATGATCGTCGACGAAAACCATGATGTGCTGCATTTTTCCGGCCGCACCGGCAAGTTCATCGATCCGCCTTCGGGTCATGCCAGTCTCAATGTCTTTAGTCTGATCCATCGTGATCTGCGCATAGATTTGCGTGCAGCGCTCCATAAGGCAGAGACCGATAAGGCAACGGTCAAAGTCAGTGGCTTGAAGATCGGTCAAAACGGCAGCGCGTTGGTGGTGACCATGTCGATCGAACCGATCGATCCCGCGCCGGGGCAGCCACGCCGTTTCATGGTGATCCTCCAGGATGGCCATGTGGTTGGCGAGGATGGCGCCGGCGGCGTCATTCCATCCGCCGGTCAGGAAGAACATGTGCGGCGCCTGGAAGACGAGCTTCGCCAGGCACACGACCGGCTTCAGGCTACGGTCGAGGAGCTGGAAAGCACCAACGAGGAATTGAAGGCTTCGAACGAGGAGTACCAGTCCGTCAACGAAGAGCTTCAATCGTCGAACGAGGAACTCGAGACCTCCAAGGAAGAACTCCAGTCACTCAACGAAGAACTCCAGACGGTCAACGGTGAACTCGCTCATCGCGTGGAAGAACTGGCGCGCGCAAATTCCGATCTCAGGAATCTGCTCGACAGCACGCAGATTGCCGCTGTTTTTCTAGACAACGATCTGCGCATCAAAAGCTTCACGCCCGCGATCACCGATATCTTCCATCTCATCGATACCGATCTCGGCAGACCGATCCATCACATTGCCACGAGAATTGCCTATGACGATCTCGAGCAGGATGCGCGTCGCGTCATCCGAACGCTGAGCAGTATGGAACGGGAGACGAAAAACCCGCAGACCGGTTCGCAATATCTCATCCGCGTGCTCCCCTATCGCAGCGTCGACAATGTGATCGAGGGTGCCGTCCTGACCTTCATGGACGTGACGGCGCTCGTAAGGGCAGAAGAACGCCTGCGTGACCGCGAAGCGCTTCTGCGTTCTGTCGTCGAAGGCATTCCGCAGCTTGTCTGGCGCGCGGCAGCAGAAGGCAATTGGACCTGGAGCAGTCCGCAATGGACGACCTACACCGGACAAACCGAGATTGCATCGCTGGGCAGAGGCTGGCTTGAACCGATATATCCCGATGATCGCAAGAAGGTCCTCGAAGCCTGGAAGGAAGCCGAAAGCACCGGACTGCTCGAATTGGAACACCGCCTCTTCAATGCCGAAACGAATGGATACAGAACCGTGCATCTTCGTGCCCGGCCAGTGAAGAACGATGCCGGCAAGGTAGTCGAATGGTTCGGGACGGCGACCGATGTGCATGAAATGCAGCTTCTTCAAGAGCATCAGCAGATATTGCTGCATGAGCTTCAGCACCGTGTGCGCAATACGCTTGCGATTGTTCGTTCGATTGCCGCCCATACTGCCGAAACGAGCGATACGGTGGCAGACTATGCCCGTCATCTGGAAGGCCGCATCAATGCAATGGCCAGAACGCAGACCTTGTTGACGAGTGCGCCGGATGCCCCAATTGACCTCAGAGGCCTGATCGAAAGCGAAATATCCGCACAGACCGGTAAGGATGAAAATCCGGTTACGATAACTGGCCCGGACGCGGCGCTTTTCGGGAAAGTGGCTGAAAATATGAGTCTCGCGATTCACGAATTGACAAGCAACGCGGTGAAATATGGTGCGTTGTCGAAAGAAGGCGGCGAGTTGCACGTATCATTCCATAATCATAGTGACGGCAAAAAGCCTTCTCTGAAGCTGGTCTGGCAAGAGACAGGGCTTACGGGATTGCCGGAGAAGCCGGCACGGCGCGGATTTGGGTCGGAGCTGATTGAAAGTGTAGTGCCGTATCAGTTCGGCGGCACCGGACGGATCGAATTTACGCCGGAAGGATTGATCTGCACCATCGAACTTCCTCTTTCCGAGAAGATCAAGCTGCATGACCATTAAACATAATCTGTGGCAAAGGCCTAATTTAAGGACCTTTACCATCCTCCGGACGTTCGGTCTGGCAAGATGAGCCCAAGCTACAGCCACTTCTTTTCCGGCCGACGGATTTTGATCGTAGAAGACGAATATCTTCTTGCCAACGAGGCGCGTCGGCAGTTGCTGAAGCTCGGAGCTATAGTCGTCGGGCCGACGGGAAGGGTCGACCAAGCCCTCGAACTAATCCAGGACGAAGATGTCGATGCGGCGATCCTCGATGTCCATCTTGACGGCGAGATGGTGTTTCCCGTGGCCGAGAGGCTGGATGCGCTCAATATTCCTTATGTCTTTGCGACCGGTTATGATCCGTCGATCATTCCCGCGCGTTTTACCGGCTTCGTACTTTGCGAAAAGCCGATCGAGATAGAACACATCGCACGAGCCCTTTTCGGGCCTCGGTCCCAGGATTCCTAAAGTGCCGCGTATTTATTTGGACGCGCAAAATTCGCTCCAAAGTCTTTTGACTCTACAACATCCGCTTGCTCTTTATGCATGCACTCGCTTGACACGGTGATCATGAGCCAAGGAAGAGATGTCCACCGCCAGCCGTTCAACATCGAGCGGCTTCGAATAGACCTCGATATCCGTGAACCGGT of Rhizobium sp. NXC24 contains these proteins:
- a CDS encoding CheR family methyltransferase, which gives rise to MTKKSRVKKSDELLTDAGVENNEGAALRLPIVVGIGASGMETGGLEVFLEHMHSSPGAVFVIVLQYRDAFDQDALQARLATVSGRIVRWASNGEAIESERIYIVPAGVTAALKNDRLLINHAFDTSGERGTMDSFLVSLAEQEQKRAIGVVMSGCGTDGTLGVIAVKEQGGLALAERGPEFVDISHPSSQPKSAAAVADLVLSAEELATRIKAQIRSLQRQTLAQDFDELVMQAGPQLTRIAAVLRNRTGHDFHGYKPNTFLRRVQRRIQVTQTDTIENYLEFLRSDADEANSLFNDLLIGVTHFFRDAKEFEYLEREVIPKLFEGKGAGDHIRIWVLGCATGEEAYSIAILLREQMARLDIVPHIQIFATDIDNRALAQARVGRYAASAIKDVTPERLARWFVKEGETYCVVKELREMCLFSQHNLIKDAPFSRLDMVSCRNLLIYLGAELQNRVIPLFHFALRPGGYLFLGNSENVSRHGKLFSPIDRRFRIFRQIETMTRLLPDFPLSAATERNPSTATPSGMRSAVNNVSVLTKQAERIMERYAPAYMIVDENHDVLHFSGRTGKFIDPPSGHASLNVFSLIHRDLRIDLRAALHKAETDKATVKVSGLKIGQNGSALVVTMSIEPIDPAPGQPRRFMVILQDGHVVGEDGAGGVIPSAGQEEHVRRLEDELRQAHDRLQATVEELESTNEELKASNEEYQSVNEELQSSNEELETSKEELQSLNEELQTVNGELAHRVEELARANSDLRNLLDSTQIAAVFLDNDLRIKSFTPAITDIFHLIDTDLGRPIHHIATRIAYDDLEQDARRVIRTLSSMERETKNPQTGSQYLIRVLPYRSVDNVIEGAVLTFMDVTALVRAEERLRDREALLRSVVEGIPQLVWRAAAEGNWTWSSPQWTTYTGQTEIASLGRGWLEPIYPDDRKKVLEAWKEAESTGLLELEHRLFNAETNGYRTVHLRARPVKNDAGKVVEWFGTATDVHEMQLLQEHQQILLHELQHRVRNTLAIVRSIAAHTAETSDTVADYARHLEGRINAMARTQTLLTSAPDAPIDLRGLIESEISAQTGKDENPVTITGPDAALFGKVAENMSLAIHELTSNAVKYGALSKEGGELHVSFHNHSDGKKPSLKLVWQETGLTGLPEKPARRGFGSELIESVVPYQFGGTGRIEFTPEGLICTIELPLSEKIKLHDH
- a CDS encoding chemotaxis protein CheB, whose protein sequence is MANRDIIVIGGSAGSSDPLRTILGALPHNLKAAVIIIVHVPANSSGIFRSVASASCNLPVKNAEDGDVILPGHVYLAPPNYHLLVIKEKLALGNGPRENLSRPSIDSLFRSAALSYGPRTIGILLSGRMNDGASGLATIKKAGGIALVQAPTDAASPEMPTSALEATPVDLSATSAELAKAILRFASEPPGPLRPLPAGVRIEVEIAAGARADTSKIKELADTSPLTCPECGGVLSEVRDTQPLRFRCQIGHAYTAKALIAEQRDSIDVAMRVALRIVEERAALVSRMAKEASKANRLGMAEMHEERASEYRKHVDVLRTAILQGMEDKDPHESGSEVVDLEMHAGTKPKS
- a CDS encoding response regulator produces the protein MSPSYSHFFSGRRILIVEDEYLLANEARRQLLKLGAIVVGPTGRVDQALELIQDEDVDAAILDVHLDGEMVFPVAERLDALNIPYVFATGYDPSIIPARFTGFVLCEKPIEIEHIARALFGPRSQDS